cgattatattacgtgtgtCGGGACTCCAGGGATTTGCGGACATGGtatgtctgaccatgcacgtctatataacgtatccagaTTTATAAAGATCCGAGGATGCGGCAGATCTCTAGCGTACCCCGAGCTGAGTGCAGCGTCAACTCGTGTCTCGGATGCTATGCTTTATAAACGTTTCCAGTTCGTGCCTATCGCTTTGTATTCACCAGCTCGTGCTATTGACCTGGGGAATCGTGCTGCCTTTACAGAAGAAATATGAATttgtggatcatctattacagtACTTGGCTAGCCAACTATATCCGAGCTGACTAAAATACTGGTGCTGAATTTTTGGATGTACACTACACAACCTTCCTTATATTTTAGCTGAACTATTATATATGATCTACCCTAAACTATATTGAAAATTAAGAAAATATCACTTTGTGTTTTTCAAATTATCACTAAATTCATTCCCAAATTATAGTAACAAAACTATAATATACATTtgttgaataaaataataaaaaaatagcaaTAATTATGAGTTTATATATATGCTTAATAATGCTGGATCATTTGAGATCCTGTGGCCAGTGTCAAGCTTTTGTACTATTCAAAAGGGTACCTAGTTATCGTACGGTCGTGATCTAATTGTCGGCGGGCCAGGACATGCCAACTTATATAATAAATCTTTTTTATTTCATATAAATGTGCCTTTGAATTGGACAAATAACACAATAAATAGATTAATTCGATAGAGAgagaaatataaatatatattattattagtgGTTATCGGAGACAGACATATAATATTCTCGGGTGCATGTGATTCACCCTTGGCAGGCTTGCTAAGCTGTTATTTTGATGATTAATGTCTTAGTGTTTAGCTAAATAAAAAGCCTTGTGATCCTCAACAAATTTTAATATAGAATTAATTGTAAgctaattattaataataattatattatctctcttttgttattattattattatatttaatttaatatttattgcgTTGCTGGACTTGTCTGGGGCATCTCTTTCACAAAACTTGAATCAGATTGGCTAAGGCACTGGGATTTGTTTGGCATGCCTCAAAACCCAAGTGCAACAAACACTTTGGGTTCTGCGTGAGAGAGAGAATCTTAAATTCTTCATctctttaattattatatatatattatatatatagttatatatatatatatgtgtgtgggtGTTGCAGTGTATACTGATGGGGAATATGAGAGCAAGATAAGTTCTTCTCTGTATCAAACAAAGACACACATGTAGCTGTTTTTCAAGTTGGTGTTTGCAAGAAAAGTGCTCTCTCTTCTACGTTGTCGTTCTTCTTCTGATCTCTTTGTTTCTTGTCAATATCTTCAGTCAACCAAtaagactaaaaaaaaaaaagctttctAGCTAGTCTTATCTCAGCTCCTTAAACAAAAATAACAGGTTAGAATTACTCTTactatacacacacacacacatatatatatatatatatatatcttctgtTTGAATTCTTAATCTGGTAGGAGATCAAATGACTAATTAGCTACCGAATTTGCAGGCTTTAATATTGTCtatttatgtatataataagcTCTAAATAAATACTCTCTCCCTCTCTTCACACAAGTACAGTGCCGGTCTATAGTTAAGTTACTTTTGCTTTCAGAAACATTAATTCGACTGCTAATTGTAATCTGATCGATCAGCCAAAAATATTTTTAGTTCCATGCGAAGATAATGAAGCTTTAACTAATATAAATAATCTTAGTATAATATATGAATTATTAGGCTGTTTGGGGTGGTGCTAATTAATAAACTACTATATTCCATTCTTGTGATTTGTTTTTGGCTGTACTAAATTAATAACTTGTACACAGCATGACCAACATTTTGTATACCTCATAAATAATTAAGTGTACATACGTacgtatgtgtgtatatatagcCATATTAAGAACCTTATTATAATCGATATTCACAAGTTTTCTTATATAAGACAGATTGTAGCTGTTCTTTGATGTGTACAACTAACCAAATATAATTGGTATATATCCCAACCCTTAATATTAGCAAGCGCACAATATAGCTTTTGTCATATATAGTTAGCTATATATATATCTAGGAAAAAAGTAGTATAATTTACGTCATAAAAAAAAGGCtttgaaaatttgatttttaagaaGAAATTTAAAATACATCTAGGCCAGTAGGTATATTAATCTGCAAAGAATGCGGACTACAGAAATCAAGATAAGAGAACatgtaaaaattataaatataagtaatattcaaataatatttTTCTACGTATATATCACAAATTAAGAAGCTGCACATGATAGCTAGTTAGCTAGGTATTAATACTATTCTGATGATGGAGATGGTGTCCCACTTTTTTGTAACTGTATATGGGGAGATATTTTTTGTATCAAACTATTATTGTGGCCCAAAATGGCTTAATATGAAGGAGAACAATCAAAACAAACCGACAAATTGTGCTAAAAGTAGTACCAGAGTACTGTTTTTGTTATCTCTATATTGATTTAGGTATTTGAAAACCTCACTACTCTTCTTTCTTTGGCTAGAGCTCTTCTTAAAAAGAAGTATTACAAATGAATGAGGAGGTCCTGATATATATTATTCAGCCTACTTTAAATGTTTACTACTTTTCCTCGCTTGACAGGTATAGAAGCGTGAGAAGGTGAAAAGGGCATTAATACCAGATCCGGATATATGCATTTCTGAGCCCAGTACTTTTTTTCTTCATAGaagaaataatatatatatatacacacatatatactgGTCAACCTGCTCCATATATAAAGAGTACAGTACTATAGTACTAGCAGAAATTTAAAGCGTCAATGGAGAAGCTCTTTAAACCATACGACAAGGAATTCATGAAGATGGCCATGATAAAGCATGAAGAAACATTCAAAGAACaggtaatattttatatattgtagtcatatatattcacattattTTATATCATGGTTtaattctttcttttatttattttttaaatgggcTCGAAACTAATAGTGCTATATGTTATTAAAAATATCTTTAGGTGTATGAACTTCATCGTCTATACCAAATCCAGAAGATTTTGATGAAAAACATCGGACGGAGCAGAATGAAAGAAACCCATTTCAGTAATCAGCTTGAATCGCAAAACAGACGACAGTTTATGATACTGGATTTGGAGCAGCCTTCAGTAACCGAAGACCAGTTCAATAAAATTAATATAGCAGAAGACTCAGACGACGGTGATAATAACAACAATACTGACagtaataataacaacaacaacaacaacaatggtGTTCTGGAAATTATCGACGAGACTGAGATCGAGCTGACTTTGGGCTTGGGCCTGGGGCCCACCAGTTACAGTCGAAGTCGAAGCCGGAAAACTTCAGATTCCGGCCCAAGTTTCTCGTCCTCTTCAACTGGATCCAGCCAGATGAACTCTCGACACCATTACGGCAGAACGAGAGAAACAACAAGAGTAGAGTTAAACGACAGCAGTGGTAGGGGGCATGGCCAGGTCCTTGATGCGACGTCGTCCGGATACCACTACTCAAGTCCGAGTAAAAACAACATCGATGATGTCGCTGAAGGGGAATTGAGACGGGAGAGACTAAAACACCACCCACCTTGGCTTTTCCAAGTTTTGAGCTTGAATATGACTTGTGAAtgagaatatattataatattgtaaTTGTTGGTCAATATGATGATTCCGAGATTGTTAGATTTTTTTTCCTTCCTGTTTATTGTCTAATTTTCTGATTATGATTTTTTTAGGGGTGGaattttctaattagttttattttaaaaagttaaTATTGTAATAGCCTAATAGGTGATGGAAAGTCTTGTATGTAAAGAACTTAGAGCTTGTCTTTCCCTGGCTTGCTATTATTATGCAAAGTCCCATCTAATCTAATAACGTGACTCTTGATTATTATTGTCTAGCACAACCGTTTTTGGAATAATACTATTCTtgaatataatttttgaaattattcaTTATAAGAATAAAATCCAATGAAATCTAACAACTGGACATTCACTGTATTTGACATTAATCTAGCGACTGTCAGCTCATGAAGTTACATTTGCTTTATTTATgcacaatataaatatatatataagaaaaaaaaagattccatatattaattattttgtgGGAATGTTCAATATGTACAGAAAATTACATTTACAGAGATTAAAATATTATACTCTGAATAGAAGTATTTCCAAATGGGTTTTCTTATAATAAAATTTCTTGTATTTCTCTGTGTACATTAGCCTGATTCTTGGAAAATTTCTAGTGTACTGAAAATTTGACCAATTTCTAGTCTGGCTGTCTGAGGCAGGCTGCTTCATCGGTTAGTGTCATCCTCAGAAACAAAGCTGAGGCTAAGCTAAAAGCCAATTTGATCTGGGATTCCATTTGACTGTACTTGTAACATTATCATATTAAAGCTGAGTTGAGAGTTGAGACATTGGTTCTTAGCCACAAGTTCAAATATATTCCTCATGTGTGTGTTGTTTTCTTACTACTACTTCAATGTTCCTAATTGTGAGTGTGTGTGTTTTTGCATCCATTGATTTAACTTCATCATCAACAAAGAAGCACAAGAAGAACATATCAATACCATTTATAACAGAAAAAGACCTCTGAAAAGCTTTGAACAAAGCCCATCAAGAAACAATTATGCTCAAGTAAGagaatttttcattctttttaATATTCAGAATCATTTGAAAGAGTCTCATAATTTAAGGAACCATCTTTTAGATTCCGTGATGATATGCCCCGACATTAACATGCTCTACTGCTAGCCTGTCTCGCAAGCGAGTCTTACTTTTGTAAAAGCTCTTTATGTTAAAGGATTCAATAATTCATTTACAGACCCCACAACACAGCCCCCTCCCAAAAAAATAGTACTAAACTCTATCAGCTTAGAACAGGTTCTTCTCAACCCCCCAAGAAGTAAATCTGATTTGAATTTAATCATTTTACTTGTTAAGTTTCAACCTGAACTGATCAAGATGGAGGGTGTTTTAAAACCATCCTCCTGTTTCTTTAAGGGGCAAAATAtttggatttaaaaaaaaaaaaaaagattccaAAAGTAATGATTTCATCAATGTTGGATCTATCATTACAACTGTCTTGAGAGAGGTATACATAAGCCACTGAAAATTACCAATTCAAAAGTGATTCCAAGCATTGGATTCTgtttttcttaccttgattatAATGCTATTTCATGTAATTAATTGAAGGGCGCTAAGAACAAGGAGTCCACATTTTTTGTCTAGTATGTTAGAAACATCAGT
The genomic region above belongs to Humulus lupulus chromosome 1, drHumLupu1.1, whole genome shotgun sequence and contains:
- the LOC133808238 gene encoding uncharacterized protein LOC133808238, producing the protein MEKLFKPYDKEFMKMAMIKHEETFKEQVYELHRLYQIQKILMKNIGRSRMKETHFSNQLESQNRRQFMILDLEQPSVTEDQFNKINIAEDSDDGDNNNNTDSNNNNNNNNNGVLEIIDETEIELTLGLGLGPTSYSRSRSRKTSDSGPSFSSSSTGSSQMNSRHHYGRTRETTRVELNDSSGRGHGQVLDATSSGYHYSSPSKNNIDDVAEGELRRERLKHHPPWLFQVLSLNMTCE